The genome window CTTTTATCAACACCATTACAGGTCAACGGAGTAATACATGTCTAGACGGCTTAGAAGAACTAAAATTGTTACAACTCTTGGTCCAGCTACCGATCGCGATAATAATCTTGAAAAAATTATCAATGCTGGCGCCAACGTTGTTCGCCTTAACTTCTCCCACGGAACTCCAGAAGACCATCTATTACGTGCTAATAAAGTACGTGAGATCGCCGCTCGTTTAGGACGTCACGTTGCGATCCTAGGTGATTTACAAGGCCCTAAAATTCGTGTATCTACGTTTAAAGATGGTAAAGTTTTCCTCAATATTGGTGATAAATTCATTCTTGATGCCAATTTAGGTAAAGGTGAAGGTTGCCAAGAAAAAGTGGGTATCGACTATAAAGGTTTACCTGCCGATGTGGTTCCTGGCGATATTTTACTTCTTGATGACGGTCGAGTTCAATTAAAAGTTCGTGAAGTCAGAGGGTTACAAGTATTTACGGAAGTTACTGTTGGTGGCCAATTATCTAACAATAAAGGTATTAATAAACTTGGTGGCGGTCTTTCTGCTGAAGCATTAACAGATAAAGATAAAGAAGATATAAAAACTGCAGCAAAAATTAATGTCGACTATTTAGCCGTTTCATTCCCTCGCTCAGGTGAAGATTTAGATTATGCGCGCCGTTTGGCTCGTGATGCGGGTTGTGAATGCCAAATTGTTGCTAAAGTCGAACGTGCCGAAGCCGTTGCCAATGATGAAGTCATGGATGAAGTTATTCTCGCTTCTGATGTCGTTATGGTTGCTCGTGGTGACCTCGGTGTAGAAATTGGCGATCCTGAATTAGTCGCAGTTCAGAAAAAATTAATCCGCCGTTCACGTCAATTAAATCGCGTTGTAATAACTGCAACACAAATGATGGAATCGATGATCACTAACCCAATGCCAACGCGGGCCGAAGTCATGGACGTCGCGAATGCGGTGTTGGATGGTACCGATGCCGTTATGCTTTCCGCTGAAACTGCCGCAGGCCAGTACCCTGCAGAAACGGTAGCTGCAATGGCACAAGTTTGCTTTGGTGCAGAAAAAATGCCTGGCCTGAATGTATCTAAACACCGTTTAGATGCAGAATTTAGCAGCCCAGAAGAAGCAATTGCTATGTCAACAATGTATGCAGCTAACCACCTTAAAGGGGTTAAAGCTATCATTGCAATGACTGAGTCTGGTCGTACTGCACGTATGATGTCTCGTATCAGTTCTGGCTTGCCTATTTTTGCAATGTCTCGTCATGAAAAAACGCTCAACCAATGTTCTCTATACCGTGGTGTTACCCCAGTTTTCTGTAGCACCCACACAGATGGTATTGCGGCTGCTAATGAAGCGGTGACGCGTTTACGTGATAACGGCTATTTAATGAGTGGTGACGTGGTTCTTGTCACTCAGGGTGACTTAATGGGCACCGTAGGTAGCACGAATACTTGTCGTATTCTAGAAGTCGAATAATCTTTTAGCCCTCGCCTATAGGTGGGGGCTGTCTTTTATATTGATGCTCTATCTAACCTTGAGCTTGTTTCCATTTGGCATATGCTTCGCTAATTACAGAGGCAATTTTATCATAATTTTCCCATGAATTTTCTATATGGTAAATTGTTGGTAAATGGCCTTTAAGGACACGTTCATAATCGTCAAAATAGCCCTTCTCTTCCGCTGCATAGTAAAACTGAGTAAAAGTATTACCTTCATCACTTAAATCTTCAGCTATAAATTTTTCATCACACATTGTCATCAAAAATTCACGTCCATCCAACTTTCGAGCTTTAACTAATGCGAGTTCTTCCCCTGATTCTTCAGTATGAAATTCTCCTACTAAATTATTATGAATAATCCATGTTAAATAAAAGCCAATATGGGTGCCTCCATTCTCATTTGGTAAGTCTGATGGATAATCACCACCGTAATGCCAATCCATACGATCAAATGCCATAGTCGCCCTCAACTTATTCATCAATAAAAGCTAACTATAACTTACTTCAGGTTAGTGATGAATTAAGATAAAGTGCAAAATGATGGCTAAATAATAGTAATACAAAACAGTAAAACTCTGCAGTTCACTCCTGTTACGTGCAGAGCAAATAGAACTTAGTGATATTGTAGATTAAATTGTAGCGTACCGTTTGCTTTCCCAGCAGTTGTTATAGATTGAGTTTGGATATAAGCAGCTTCCAACGGAATGTTATATTGGCCTACATTATTTTGTTCAACGATAGGCATTAACTGATTAAGCTTAATTGGTGCTCCGTTATATTTTACTTGGATTGCATAGCCCTTCGCTGTATTTTCATCAGTTAAATTATTGAGTGCAATTGCCCCCGGTGTTTGGCTTGTGTCTTGCGATCCAATAAACGTAATTTTTATCGGTGATATAGGGTCGCAGTCTAATTGAATTTGAAAGCTTTTCTTACTCTCTGGACTCATTGAGCCAACACCAGTAAATGACGATTTGCTGACTTTACCAAATGGTATATTTATTGACTTATTTTTAACTTCACAACCACTCGAAATAACATTAATTGGCCCCATAGTCACTTTTGGTTCAATTCTTCCATATAAATCTGAAGCAATAAAACCATTATTGAACAAAATTAACATCGCAGCATAAGTTGTTGGCAAAGTTTGGTTTTTAACATTATTACCAACTTTATAAAAATCTGCTCTTAACTTTACAGTATAAGTTGCTGAAGATGCATTAGAGCCACATATTAGTCTATTATTGATATTTCCATCTTTCGTATTTACCCCATCAACATACACAAAACCAGAGCAAGGGCTCATCACTGTTCCATGCAAAGCATAACCAACACCTGAATTATTAACTTCTCTCACATAACCTACACCAGAAATGTACATTGAATTCCCAGATCCGCTTGGTAAATATATGCCAACTTCTGTATTACCAGTTACATTCCACCACACCCAAGGGGAATGAGTACCTAAATCAACTGAGCCAATAAAAGTACCTACCGGTAATGTGCGTGAGACATAAAGTGTTTTATTCGAATTAACAAGTTGGTTAGTAAATTCAGCCCTAAATTCTGCAACACCAAGTTGTGAATATAAAAGTAACGGAATGCCGATTTTTAATCCTAAATTATTCATGACAACTCCTATTCACAAGTTCGTTCTATAAACTGAATTTTTTCATTTTCTAACGATAATGAAAGTGGAACTGTACATTGTTGGTTATGACTATTCCCCCATTTCACAATAATGATACTTTGATCTGGAACACCACTTAAATACACTTCCCCATCATTTGCAACAATACCTCCAGTCACTTGCTCTTCATTTTCTATAACAGAAACTTGTGTGCCAAATGCAATGGGTTTGCCTGCATGCTGCAGTTTTAATAATACTCTAGCGCCGCGTTTTGCTTGAAAATTAGCTAATACAATAGCGCCTTGAGTAGGAACAACAGTTGCTGTATTAATAGCAACATCATTATTACCACTTAATGTTGCAGTATCGACACTAATTTTATTTCGTTCATAGCGTGTAACCGTAGGAATTACGGCAAAGCCTGAAGAGTTCGTATAGAGCGACTGCGCATTATTCACTTTTAAATTATCAATATCTTCAGCTTTTACGAGCACTGCAGAATCATAAATAGTACGTGATGTCGTTAGCCCTCCAGAATGGAGTAATAATGCTCCTGTTGCACCGAGATCAACAGAATGATATTTAGGAGCATAATTATAGCCTGCACTGTATTCCCCTGATGAAACGATATAGTTTACACTAATGGAATTACTATATTCATCATGACTATGGTGGTATCTTTGTGTGAGGTCATACTGCAAATTATTATCTTCT of Providencia rettgeri contains these proteins:
- the pykA gene encoding Pyruvate kinase II, with the protein product MSRRLRRTKIVTTLGPATDRDNNLEKIINAGANVVRLNFSHGTPEDHLLRANKVREIAARLGRHVAILGDLQGPKIRVSTFKDGKVFLNIGDKFILDANLGKGEGCQEKVGIDYKGLPADVVPGDILLLDDGRVQLKVREVRGLQVFTEVTVGGQLSNNKGINKLGGGLSAEALTDKDKEDIKTAAKINVDYLAVSFPRSGEDLDYARRLARDAGCECQIVAKVERAEAVANDEVMDEVILASDVVMVARGDLGVEIGDPELVAVQKKLIRRSRQLNRVVITATQMMESMITNPMPTRAEVMDVANAVLDGTDAVMLSAETAAGQYPAETVAAMAQVCFGAEKMPGLNVSKHRLDAEFSSPEEAIAMSTMYAANHLKGVKAIIAMTESGRTARMMSRISSGLPIFAMSRHEKTLNQCSLYRGVTPVFCSTHTDGIAAANEAVTRLRDNGYLMSGDVVLVTQGDLMGTVGSTNTCRILEVE
- a CDS encoding long polar fimbrial protein LpfA — translated: MNNLGLKIGIPLLLYSQLGVAEFRAEFTNQLVNSNKTLYVSRTLPVGTFIGSVDLGTHSPWVWWNVTGNTEVGIYLPSGSGNSMYISGVGYVREVNNSGVGYALHGTVMSPCSGFVYVDGVNTKDGNINNRLICGSNASSATYTVKLRADFYKVGNNVKNQTLPTTYAAMLILFNNGFIASDLYGRIEPKVTMGPINVISSGCEVKNKSINIPFGKVSKSSFTGVGSMSPESKKSFQIQLDCDPISPIKITFIGSQDTSQTPGAIALNNLTDENTAKGYAIQVKYNGAPIKLNQLMPIVEQNNVGQYNIPLEAAYIQTQSITTAGKANGTLQFNLQYH